In a genomic window of Vigna angularis cultivar LongXiaoDou No.4 chromosome 6, ASM1680809v1, whole genome shotgun sequence:
- the LOC108345818 gene encoding protein argonaute 4: MDSFEPDGNGKEGSLPPPPPVVPSNVVPLKAEEVLSHAEPVKKKVSRLPIARRGLGSRGNKIQLLANHFKVNVTKTDGHFFHYSVAFTYEDGRPVEGKGVGRKIMDRVQETYHSDLNGKDFAYDGEKSLFTLGSLPRNKLEFEVILEDVTSNRNNGNCSPDGNGDNESDKKRMRRPYRSKSFKVEISYAAKIPMQAITNALRGQETENFQEAIRVLDIILRQHAAKQGCLLVRQSFFHNDPNNFADVGGGVLGCRGFHSSFRATQSGLSLNIDVSTTMIITPGPVVDFLISNQNVRDPFQLDWAKAKRTLKNLRIKTKPSNQEFKINGLSELPCREQTFTLKGKGGGDGGDGNEEITVYDYFVNVRKIDLRYSSDLPCINVGKPKRPTYFPIELCELVSLQRYTKALSTLQRASLVEKSRQKPQDRMKILSDALRCSNYGSEPLLRNCGISISTGFTEVEGRVLPAPRLKFGNGEDLNPRNGRWNVSNKRFVEPSKIERWAVANFSARCDVRGLVRDLIRIGDMKGISIEEPFDVFDESPQFRRAPPMVRVEKMFETIQSKLPGAPQFLLCLLPDRKNCDIYGPWKKKNLADFGIINQCMCPSRVNDQYLTNVMLKINAKLGGLNSLLGVEVSPSLPIVSKAPTLILGMDVSHGSPGQTDIPSIAAVVSSRQWPLISKYRACVRTQSAKVEMIDNLFKQVSEKDDEGIMRELLLDFYSTSGRRKPENIIIFRDGVSESQFNQVLNIELDSIIEACKFLDENWEPKFTVIVAQKNHHTRFFQPGSPDNVPPGTVIDNKICHPRNYDFYLCAHAGMIGTSRPTHYHVLLDEIGFSPDQLQELVHSLSYVYQRSTTAISVVAPICYAHLAATQLGHFMKFEEKSETTSSHGGGSGAGAVPVPQMPPLQENVRNTMFFC, translated from the exons ATGGATTCATTTGAGCCAGATGGAAACGGGAAGGAGGGGTCGcttccaccaccacctcctGTTGTTCCCTCTAATGTGGTACCTCTAAAAGCCGAAGAAGTACTCTCCCATGCTGAACCTGTAAAGAAAAAGGTGTCTCGACTTCCAATTGCCAGACGGGGTCTGGGATCAAGAggaaataaaatacaattactAGCTAATCACTTCAAAGTTAATGTCACTAAAACCGATGGACATTTCTTCCATTATAGC GTGGCTTTTACTTATGAAGATGGGCGTCCTGTAGAAGGTAAGGGTGTAGGGAGAAAGATTATGGACAGGGTGCAGGAAACGTACCATTCTGACTTAAATGGTAAGGACTTTGCATATGATGGGGAGAAAAGTTTGTTTACTCTTGGCTCCCTTCCTCGGAATAAGCTTGAATTTGAAGTTATTCTGGAGGATGTCACCTCTAACAG GAACAATGGCAATTGCAGTCCTGATGGTAATGGGGACAATGAGAGTGACAAAAAGAGAATGCGGCGTCCTTACCGTTCAAAATCATTCAAAGTAGAGATAAGCTACGCAGCAAAAATTCCGATGCAAGCCATCACCAACGCCTTACGTGGTCAAGAGACAGAGAATTTTCAAGAAGCCATTAGAGTTCTTGATATAATTTTGAGGCAGCATGCTGCTAAACA AGGCTGCTTGCTTGTACGCCAATCCTTTTTCCACAATGATCCAAATAATTTTGCTGATGTTGGAGGTGGTGTTCTTGGCTGTAGAGGATTCCATTCAAGTTTTAGAGCTACACAGAGTGGCCTGTCTCTCAACATAG ATGTTTCAACTACCATGATAATTACTCCCGGGCCTGTGGTGGATTTCTTAATTTCCAATCAAAATGTTAGAGATCCTTTTCAACTTGACTGGGCTAAG GCCAAAAGAACCTTAAAGAATCTGAGGATTAAAACCAAGCCATCCAATCAAGAATTCAAAATTAATGGGCTCAGTGAACTCCCATGCAGAGAGCAGAc TTTTACTTTGAAGGGTAAAGGTGGAGGGGATGGTGGAGATGGTAATGAGGAAATCactgtttatgattattttgtgAATGTTCGAAAGATAGATTTGCGATACTCTTCTGATCTTCCATGCATTAATGTTGGGAAGCCTAAACGGCCAACTTATTTTCCCATTGAG CTTTGTGAATTGGTATCACTGCAACGGTATACAAAAGCTTTGTCAACCCTTCAAAGGGCCTCATTAGTGGAGAAATCCCGGCAGAAGCCACAAGATAGGATGAAAATTTTGTCTGAT GCACTTAGATGCAGCAACTATGGGTCTGAACCTTTGCTCCGTAATTGTGGAATTTCTATAAGCACTGGTTTCACTGAAGTGGAGGGTCGGGTTTTGCCTGCACCAAGG TTGAAGTTTGGCAACGGTGAGGACCTCAATCCAAGGAATGGGAGATGGAATGTTAGCAACAAG AGGTTTGTGGAGCCGTCAAAGATAGAAAGATGGGCTGTTGCTAACTTTTCAGCACGCTGTGATGTACGAGGACTTGTGCGAGACCTGATTAGAATTGGAGATATGAAAGGAATT TCAATAGAGGAGCCGTTTGATGTGTTTGATGAGAGTCCTCAGTTTAGGCGTGCCCCACCCATGGTTAGAGTGGAGAAGATGTTTGAAACCATCCAGTCTAAACTTCCTGGTGCTCCTCAGTTCCTTCTCTGTTTGCTTCCTGATCGGAAAAATTGTGATATTTATG GTCCATGGAAAAAGAAGAATCTTGCTGATTTTGGAATCATTAATCAGTGTATGTGTCCTTCAAGGGTCAATGATCAATACCTTACCAATGTTATGTTGAAGATCAATGCCAAG CTTGGTGGATTGAATTCATTGTTAGGTGTTGAAGTTTCTCCTTCTCTTCCCATTGTTTCCAAAGCTCCTACCCTCATTCTGGGCATGGATGTGTCACATGGCTCTCCTGGGCAGACTGATATTCCTTCTATTGCTGCG GTGGTCAGCTCTAGACAGTGGCCTCTGATATCTAAATACAGGGCTTGTGTTCGTACCCAATCTGCAAAGGTTGAAATGATAGATAATTTGTTCAAGCAAGTGTCTGAAAAGGATGATGAAGGCATCATGAG GGAACTTCTGCTTGATTTCTATTCAACTTCTGGAAGGAGAAAACCagaaaatattatcatattcag GGATGGAGTTAGTGAGTCACAGTTCAATCAAGTTTTGAATATTGAACTTGATAGTATAATTGAG gCTTGCAAATTTCTTGATGAAAATTGGGAGCCAAAGTTTACAGTAATTGTTGCTCAGAAGAATCACCACACCAGATTTTTCCAGCCTGGCTCTCCTGACAATGTCCCTCCTG GAACCGTTATCGACAATAAAATTTGTCACCCCAGAAATTATGATTTCTACCTTTGTGCACATGCTGGAATGATA GGAACTAGCAGGCCTACCCATTACCATGTGCTGCTAGATGAGATTGGTTTCTCTCCGGATCAGCTACAAGAGCTTGTCCATTCATTATCATACGT GTATCAGAGGAGCACCACTGCCATTTCTGTTG TTGCCCCAATTTGCTATGCACACTTGGCGGCAACCCAGCTGGGGCATTTCATGAAATTTGAGGAAAAGTCTGAGACAACTTCAAGCCATGGTGGAGGGAGTGGTGCTGGTGCTGTTCCGGTCCCTCAGATGCCTCCTTTGCAGGAAAATGTGCGCAACACAATGTTCTTTTGTTGA